Proteins found in one Anopheles aquasalis chromosome 3, idAnoAquaMG_Q_19, whole genome shotgun sequence genomic segment:
- the LOC126576749 gene encoding uncharacterized protein LOC126576749 has protein sequence MELLRTFASESSIHGLAHLVPRSSGQRGNTSIHWVEKVFWLVVLLFSVLCSISLCNSHWQRFRDNATVLNVETDYLSWVFRPPAATVCSNHVTEEKLNNLLASHWQVTKEHTDYSYYRQYLQTVAEARFDSLAAFKPYANDATLVNVSVVELVRQLHLPLTPPWKTFVPVMTEVGICYSSTALYRFQAPEDANVTTANYTRERNADCYTLDVCRTMVAIPHTDAVRNLVYIHIEQDVMTGDTPISYEVREHDIVSSVLSVEQIVASRALKQLRLRRRKCRLPTEALPYFSVYTINLCRINCRIEAALRLCDCVPFFYNVGKPACKPAGLYCLAINFERWYPPATNCSCMPLCESVTYQQVSVRRKVVEQANSKLETLIIYPRMRMKRDVLFDISNLIVSFGGCAALFLGCSFISFVEIVFFVLEYLFQRLHAIYVQRQQHRRTGRL, from the exons ATGGAGCTGTTGCGCACCTTTGCCAGTGAATCTTCAATCCATGGACTTGCCCATTTGGTGCCACGGAGCAGTGGCCAGCGTGGCAACACCTCGATCCACTGGGTGGAAAAGGTattctggttggtggtgctgttgttctcCGTTCTTTGCTCCATTAGCCTGTGCAACAGCCACTGGCAGCGGTTCCGTGACAATGCGACCGTACTGAACGTTGAAACGGACTATCTTAGCTGGGTATTCCGGCCACCGGCGGCCACCGTTTGCTCCAATCATGTGACGGAGGAGAAGTTGAACAATCTGCTCGCCAG CCATTGGCAGGTGACGAAGGAGCATACCGATTACTCGTACTACCGCCAGTACCTGCAGACGGTGGCCGAAGCACGGTTCGACAGTCTGGCGGCCTTCAAACCGTACGCCAACGATGCAACGTTGGTCAACGTCAGTGTGGTGGAGTTGGTGCGCCAACTGCACCTACCACTGACGCCACCGTGGAAGACTTTCGTGCCAGTGATGACGGAGGTAGGCATTTGCTACTCATCGACCGCGCTCTACCGCTTTCAGGCCCCCGAAGACGCGAA TGTGACCACGGCGAACTACACCAGAGAACGGAATGCCGATTGCTACACGCTGGATGTGTGCCGTacgatggtggccattccGCATACTGACGCCGTGAGGAACCTTGTA TACATTCACATCGAGCAGGACGTCATGACGGGTGATACTCCGATCAGTTACGAGGTGAGAGAGCACGACATCGTCAGCTCGGTACTGTCCGTCGAGCAGATTGTGGCCTCCAGGGCCCTGAAGCAGTTGCGGCTTCGACGACGCAAGTGTCGCCTGCCAACGGAGGCTCTCCCGTACTTCAGT GTTTACACCATCAATTTATGTCGGATAAACTGCCGGATCGAAGCCGCCCTTCGGCTCTGCGACTGTGTTCCCTTCTTCTATAACGTTG GTAAACCTGCGTGCAAACCGGCCGGACTGTACTGTCTGGCGATTAACTTCGAGCGCTGGTACCCACCGGCCACCAACTGTAGCTGTATGCCACTGTGCGAGTCCGTCACCTACCAGCAGGTGTCGGTCCGGAGGAAG GTGGTGGAGCAGGCCAACAGTAAGCTCGAAACACTAATCATCTACCCCCGGATGCGGATGAAGCGTGACGTTCTTTTCGACATCAGCAATTTGATCG TTTCGTTTGGTGGCTGTGCGGCACTGTTTCTCGGCTGTAGCTTCATCAGCTTCGTAGAGATTGTTTTCTTCGTGCTGGAGTACCTGTTCCAGCGACTGCACGCCATTTATGTgcaaaggcagcagcatcggcgaaCAGGAAGATTGTGA